The following coding sequences lie in one Catharus ustulatus isolate bCatUst1 chromosome 40, bCatUst1.pri.v2, whole genome shotgun sequence genomic window:
- the VKORC1 gene encoding vitamin K epoxide reductase complex subunit 1 — MAALAWRAALCLAGAALSLYALHVEHNAARDPSYRAACDLAPSVSCTRVFSSRWGRGLGLVEPVLGKDSAVNVPNGAVGLLFYLLQGLLGLSRSRLASVALLGTSVASALASLWLAAVLAFGLRDLCLVCVSTYGVNLALLALNLRQRRGETGKKRD, encoded by the exons ATGGCGGCGCTTGCGTGGCGGGCGGCGCTGTGCTTGGCGGGCGCGGCGCTGTCGCTGTACGCGCTGCACGTCGAGCACAATGCCGCTCGGGACCCGTCCTACCGAGCCGCCTGCGACCTGGCGCCCTCCGTGTCTTGCACTCGGGTGTTTTCCTCccg GTGGGGGCGTGGCCTGGGGCTGGTGGAGCCGGTGCTGGGCAAGGACAGCGCCGTGAACGTCCCCAACGGCGCCGTCGGGCTCCTGTTCTacctgctgcaggggctgctgg ggctgtcccGCTCCCGCCTGGCCTCGGTGGCGCTGCTGGGGACGTCGGTGGCGTCGGCGCTGGCGTCGCTGTGGCTGGCGGCCGTGCTGGCGTTCGGGCTCCGGGATCTGTGCCTGGTCTGCGTCAGCACCTACGGGGTTAACCTGGCGCTGCTGGCGCTCAACCTGAGACaaaggaggggggaaacggGGAAGAAACGGGACTGA
- the PAGR1 gene encoding PAXIP1-associated glutamate-rich protein 1 isoform X2: MMIGESPGVRKRRKELNPREDGSQKPSEILRLYEAIGRAGVLPLRNVPFPRREPSPDPPCELQEQGEQGTGNGDEEEEEKPPPPTEFDFDDDPVAPNPSLIDRRRAPGPPNRGQKREARLDKVLSDMKRHKKLEEQILRTGQDLFPAENEESQTSKRTPGFFLRQRKY; this comes from the exons ATGATGATTGGGGAGTCCCCTggagtgaggaagaggaggaaggagctgaaCCCGAGGGAGGATGGATCCCAAAAACCCTCAGAGATCCTGAG GTTGTACGAGGCCATCGGCAGGGCCGGGGTGCTGCCGCTCCGGAACGTTCCGTTCCCACGCAGggagcccagccctgaccccccctgcgagctccaggagcagggggagcagggcacaggaaatggagatgaagaggaagaggaaaa gccTCCTCCCCCCACAGAATTCGATTTTGACGACGACCCCGTggccccaaacccctccctgaTCGATCGGCGCCGCGCCCCAG gtcCCCCCAACCGAGGGCAGAAACGAGAAGCTCGTTTGGATAAAGTTTTGTCAGACATGAAAAGGCACAAAAAACTGGAGGAGCAAATCCTGAGAACGGGGCAGGATCTGTTCCCTGCAGAAAATGAGGAATCCCAAACTTCCAAAAGAACTCCAGGATTTTTCCTCAGGCAGAGGAAATATTAA
- the PAGR1 gene encoding PAXIP1-associated glutamate-rich protein 1 isoform X1: MMIGESPGVRKRRKELNPREDGSQKPSEILRLYEAIARAGVLPLRNVPFPRREPSPDPPCELQDEEKVGAGNGDEEEEEKPPPPTEFDFDDDPVAPNPSLIDRRRAPGPPNRGQKREARLDKVLSDMKRHKKLEEQILRTGQDLFPAENEESQTSKRTPGFFLRQRKY; the protein is encoded by the exons ATGATGATTGGGGAGTCCCCTggagtgaggaagaggaggaaggagctgaaCCCGAGGGAGGATGGATCCCAAAAACCCTCAGAGATCCTGAGGCTGTACGAGGCCATCGCCAGGGCCGGGGTGCTGCCGCTCCGGAACGTTCCGTTCCCACGCAGggagcccagccctgaccccccctgcgagctccag GATGAGGAAAAAgttggggcagggaatggagatgaagaggaagaggaaaa gccTCCTCCCCCCACAGAATTCGATTTTGACGACGACCCCGTggccccaaacccctccctgaTCGATCGGCGCCGCGCCCCAG gtcCCCCCAACCGAGGGCAGAAACGAGAAGCTCGTTTGGATAAAGTTTTGTCAGACATGAAAAGGCACAAAAAACTGGAGGAGCAAATCCTGAGAACGGGGCAGGATCTGTTCCCTGCAGAAAATGAGGAATCCCAAACTTCCAAAAGAACTCCAGGATTTTTCCTCAGGCAGAGGAAATATTAA